From the genome of Streptacidiphilus rugosus AM-16, one region includes:
- a CDS encoding cupin domain-containing protein — MKQTEHRDFAAPDEVRSFEKGRAEILNVGGGVVGRLVLEPGWHWAEHVKPIAGTEWCEAPHFQYQVSGRLAVRMSDGTEFEIGPGEVSALRAGHDAWVIGDEEVVSVDWMGAVHYAEGD; from the coding sequence ATGAAGCAGACCGAACACCGCGACTTCGCCGCACCGGACGAGGTCCGCAGCTTCGAGAAGGGCCGTGCGGAGATTCTCAACGTGGGCGGCGGGGTCGTCGGCCGGCTGGTGCTGGAGCCCGGCTGGCACTGGGCCGAGCACGTGAAGCCGATCGCGGGCACCGAGTGGTGCGAGGCGCCGCACTTCCAGTACCAGGTCTCCGGACGGCTGGCCGTCCGCATGTCCGACGGCACCGAGTTCGAGATCGGCCCCGGCGAGGTGTCGGCGCTGCGGGCCGGCCACGACGCCTGGGTGATCGGCGACGAGGAGGTCGTCTCCGTCGACTGGATGGGGGCCGTCCACTACGCCGAGGGCGACTGA
- a CDS encoding nuclear transport factor 2 family protein, whose translation MSTLQTTPAFDTEALRRGIEERDAAALRALYADDAEVTLVDRRDQPSRPLELRGAAAITAYLDEISGRDMEHRLERVVVDASGEHAAYLEACRYPDSTRVLCASVLDLRDGRIVRQTGIQAWDE comes from the coding sequence ATGAGCACTTTGCAGACCACCCCCGCGTTCGACACCGAGGCGCTGCGCCGGGGCATCGAGGAGCGCGACGCCGCCGCCCTCCGCGCGCTGTACGCGGACGACGCCGAGGTGACCCTCGTCGACCGGCGCGACCAGCCGAGCCGCCCGCTGGAGCTGCGCGGCGCGGCCGCCATCACCGCCTACCTGGACGAGATCAGCGGGCGGGACATGGAGCACCGGCTGGAGCGCGTCGTCGTCGACGCCTCCGGCGAGCACGCCGCCTACCTGGAGGCCTGCCGCTACCCGGACAGCACCCGCGTGCTCTGCGCCAGTGTGCTGGACCTGCGCGACGGGCGGATCGTCCGGCAGACCGGCATCCAGGCCTGGGACGAGTGA
- a CDS encoding FDLD family class I lanthipeptide: MTNATLPTAEDIQVEDLFDLDVRIELDDADAAEARFTSITCSSCYPTWCC; this comes from the coding sequence ATGACCAACGCCACGCTGCCGACCGCCGAGGACATCCAGGTCGAGGACCTGTTCGACCTCGACGTGCGGATCGAGCTCGACGACGCCGACGCCGCCGAGGCCCGCTTCACCTCGATCACCTGCTCCTCCTGCTACCCCACGTGGTGCTGCTGA
- a CDS encoding lantibiotic dehydratase, whose translation MVLLTSAARAAPSHRAGATEPAPILPVDHHEGPPPMPMPPAPEPLFRTAPVALLRAPLRGRDRRAPWADDPTAGTDRVACEELLSGAAGDGVFMDALRVASPSLAALVAACARPGGSAGRSDAQLRRAVVSVLRYEIRLRSRCTPFGLFAGVAPVALAAAAEGPAAKVSWSGPAHSRTRVDLDWLLRLVQQLERDRELLPHLTLHVHGGTVPRGDRLVTAAPSNPGVTAGDSARSEVSVRLTPVVAAALELAAAGLTGSAAAAELERRFPAAAPGAAATLLATLVRQEFLITGLRPVLDGGDPLGRVIGVLSAAEESAGRPLPMLAALRAVAADRDRYDDAPLGERGATLAALEQRMRQLADADRLVHVDLALGAEVRLPHSVAEEAARGLGVLWRLSQAVPTPLRGYHGDFLQRYGPDRVVPVPEVLDDTHGLGSPAGYTWPASSRTADPAPQPDRERQLLLGRLAAEAVRDGAREVVLTDELVARLAPGEPAAELLPRSCELFCTLVAADERALAEGDFLLVGHGGQGALEAGATYGRFAGLAGSVNEELAAFCFPEEPDATHLAVSFQPRLTRALNVANSPRTAGHEVAVGLPPDPAATAVRLEEIGVGATLDHLYLVHLPTGRRLLPHAHHALDLRGQAPNAARFLLEVGREAHRAHAPWDWGPAANAPFQPRVRYGRTVLASAVWRLDELRGHTRLDPAGWAEAVHGWRERWRVPARLVLTRADHRLPVDLTESRHRELLRDALAKDADLLAVELPGGEDRADGWLRDSEDLAHHSELALAFVRRPSAAASSAAAALARTTPVRPAGPRLAGPGGEWLYAKLYLAGRRTDSFLVEQLAPFLAELPEPARSLIDRWFFIRYRDPDDHVRLRCHGPADGLWRELLPPLRDAVRRWNAQGLVGRLVLDGYDPEWERYGGPEAQAAAERFFAADSRTALALLTLARQRDGRSGPVPWDKDTLAALALAAVAHGFGPPPAADPCSRYPDPGAAWLAGSAVGVQPPADFRTHRAQWLRLIDPVGGWPALAEHPLGGRLTRALADQAEQLRAYREELDAIAARGADWSPHSRVLTSLLHMSCNRLLGTDPEAEKRAHALARACLTGNADRRRHQR comes from the coding sequence GTGGTGCTGCTGACCTCGGCTGCCCGAGCGGCTCCGTCCCACCGCGCCGGTGCGACGGAGCCCGCGCCGATCCTGCCCGTCGACCACCACGAGGGACCGCCGCCGATGCCGATGCCGCCCGCCCCCGAGCCGCTTTTCCGCACCGCCCCGGTCGCCCTGCTGCGCGCCCCGCTCCGCGGCCGCGACCGACGCGCCCCCTGGGCCGACGACCCGACGGCCGGCACGGACCGGGTCGCCTGTGAGGAACTGCTGAGCGGCGCGGCCGGGGACGGGGTCTTCATGGACGCCCTCCGGGTGGCCAGCCCCAGCCTGGCGGCGCTGGTGGCCGCGTGCGCCCGGCCCGGCGGATCCGCCGGTCGCAGCGACGCCCAACTGCGTCGGGCCGTGGTCTCGGTGCTGCGCTACGAGATCCGGCTGCGCTCCCGCTGCACCCCCTTCGGCCTCTTCGCGGGCGTCGCCCCGGTCGCTCTCGCCGCCGCTGCCGAGGGCCCGGCGGCCAAGGTCTCCTGGTCGGGCCCGGCACACAGCCGTACCCGCGTCGACCTGGACTGGCTGCTGCGGCTGGTCCAGCAGCTGGAACGGGACCGCGAGCTGCTCCCGCACCTGACGCTGCACGTCCACGGCGGGACCGTCCCGCGCGGTGACCGGCTGGTGACCGCCGCGCCGTCCAACCCCGGGGTCACGGCGGGCGACAGCGCCCGCAGCGAGGTCTCGGTACGGCTGACCCCGGTGGTCGCCGCCGCCCTGGAACTCGCCGCCGCCGGCCTCACCGGCAGCGCGGCCGCCGCCGAGCTGGAGCGGCGCTTCCCCGCCGCCGCGCCCGGCGCGGCCGCCACCCTGCTGGCCACGCTGGTCCGGCAGGAGTTCCTGATCACCGGCCTGCGCCCGGTGCTGGACGGCGGTGACCCGCTGGGCCGGGTGATCGGCGTGCTGAGCGCCGCGGAGGAGTCCGCCGGTAGGCCGCTGCCGATGCTCGCGGCCCTGCGCGCCGTCGCCGCCGACCGCGACCGGTACGACGACGCACCGCTCGGCGAGCGTGGTGCGACGCTGGCCGCGCTCGAACAGAGGATGCGTCAGCTCGCCGACGCCGACCGGCTGGTCCACGTCGACCTGGCGCTGGGCGCCGAGGTGCGACTGCCGCACTCCGTCGCCGAGGAGGCGGCCCGCGGGCTGGGCGTGCTGTGGCGGCTGTCCCAGGCCGTACCGACGCCGCTGCGCGGCTACCACGGGGACTTCCTGCAACGCTACGGACCGGACCGGGTCGTCCCGGTGCCGGAGGTGCTGGACGACACGCACGGGCTCGGCTCCCCGGCCGGCTACACCTGGCCGGCCTCCTCCCGCACCGCGGACCCTGCCCCGCAGCCGGACAGGGAACGGCAACTGCTGCTGGGCAGGCTCGCCGCGGAGGCGGTGCGCGACGGCGCGAGGGAGGTGGTGCTGACGGACGAGCTCGTGGCCCGGCTGGCCCCTGGAGAGCCCGCCGCTGAGCTGCTCCCGCGCTCCTGCGAGCTGTTCTGCACCCTGGTCGCCGCCGACGAACGGGCGCTGGCGGAGGGGGACTTCCTGCTGGTCGGCCACGGCGGGCAGGGCGCCCTGGAGGCCGGCGCCACCTACGGCCGCTTCGCCGGGCTCGCCGGTTCGGTCAACGAGGAGCTGGCCGCGTTCTGCTTCCCCGAGGAGCCGGACGCCACGCACCTGGCCGTCTCCTTCCAGCCGCGTCTCACCCGGGCATTGAACGTCGCCAACAGCCCGCGCACCGCCGGGCACGAGGTGGCGGTCGGGCTGCCGCCGGACCCTGCCGCGACGGCCGTACGGCTGGAGGAGATCGGCGTCGGCGCGACCCTCGACCACCTGTATCTGGTGCACCTGCCCACCGGGCGGCGGCTGCTCCCGCACGCCCACCACGCCCTCGACCTGCGCGGCCAGGCGCCGAACGCCGCCCGCTTCCTGCTGGAGGTCGGCCGCGAGGCCCACCGCGCGCACGCGCCCTGGGACTGGGGACCGGCCGCGAACGCGCCGTTCCAGCCCCGGGTCCGCTACGGCCGGACGGTGCTCGCCTCCGCCGTCTGGCGCCTGGACGAGTTGCGCGGGCACACCCGGCTCGACCCGGCCGGCTGGGCGGAGGCCGTGCACGGCTGGCGGGAGCGCTGGCGGGTTCCGGCGCGGCTGGTGCTCACCCGCGCCGACCACCGGCTGCCGGTGGACCTGACCGAGAGCCGGCATCGGGAGCTGCTGCGCGACGCGCTCGCCAAGGACGCCGATCTGCTCGCCGTCGAGCTGCCCGGCGGCGAGGACCGGGCCGACGGCTGGCTGCGGGACTCCGAGGACCTGGCGCACCACTCCGAGCTGGCGCTGGCCTTCGTCCGGCGGCCGTCCGCCGCGGCGTCCTCCGCCGCGGCCGCGCTCGCCCGCACGACGCCGGTGCGCCCGGCCGGGCCGCGGCTCGCCGGGCCCGGCGGCGAGTGGCTGTACGCGAAGCTCTACCTCGCGGGCCGCAGGACCGACTCCTTCCTGGTCGAGCAGCTCGCTCCCTTCCTCGCCGAACTTCCTGAGCCGGCACGCTCGTTGATCGACCGATGGTTCTTCATCCGCTACCGGGACCCGGACGACCACGTCCGGCTGCGCTGCCACGGTCCCGCCGACGGCCTGTGGCGGGAGCTGCTGCCCCCGCTGCGCGACGCGGTCCGGCGGTGGAACGCCCAGGGCCTGGTCGGGCGACTGGTCCTGGACGGCTACGACCCCGAGTGGGAGCGCTACGGCGGCCCCGAGGCGCAGGCCGCCGCCGAGCGCTTCTTCGCCGCCGACAGCCGCACCGCCCTCGCGCTGCTGACGCTCGCCCGGCAGCGGGACGGCCGGAGCGGCCCGGTGCCGTGGGACAAGGACACCCTGGCCGCGCTCGCGCTCGCCGCCGTCGCGCACGGCTTCGGCCCGCCGCCGGCGGCGGACCCCTGCTCCCGCTACCCGGATCCGGGCGCGGCCTGGCTGGCCGGGAGCGCGGTCGGCGTGCAGCCGCCCGCCGACTTCCGGACGCATCGGGCGCAGTGGCTACGGCTGATCGACCCGGTCGGCGGCTGGCCCGCGTTGGCCGAGCACCCGCTCGGCGGACGGCTGACGCGGGCCCTGGCCGACCAGGCGGAACAGCTGCGGGCCTATCGCGAGGAGCTGGACGCGATCGCCGCCCGCGGCGCCGACTGGTCCCCGCACTCCCGGGTGCTGACGAGCCTGCTGCACATGTCGTGCAACCGGCTGCTCGGCACCGACCCCGAGGCCGAGAAACGCGCGCACGCCCTGGCCCGCGCCTGCCTGACGGGCAACGCCGACCGGAGGAGGCACCAGCGGTGA
- a CDS encoding lanthionine synthetase C family protein, producing MTTAPVSTGVGTARTRRIAAVVDRVAAALDGDPGPTGPAVSLEGGAGVALLLAELARRDPARLPAAHGRLAAAAEALKGTASFGGQHGPAAVLTAVQAAAKVGGHYPGLRRTLTAHVAAEQLGRLAATEGTGPGVTWADYDVITGAAGVGRVLLGAVTDGDAEERAAAEPALRATLTRLVGISRPVRVDGRQAPGWWVPAHRQVTEADRTRFPRGALDLGTAHGIAGPLALLARSAELGVTVAGQSAALRRIGDWLAERADRDAYGPYWEPRLPLDDEWARARGGRTPPAPPRTAGAGAAWCYGTVGIANSLLRAAGVTGEQDWARLALAGAHGVSARPGSLDALRGPTVCHGEAGFLQTLWRLGRQSADPALLARCDALADRLAGAWDERSRYGYRHLSGPRGAAGPQYGRPPVEDNPGIFEGAAGVAAALLSTLPHPAGTDGEAHEPVWDRVLLLS from the coding sequence GTGACCACGGCACCGGTGTCCACCGGGGTGGGGACCGCTCGGACCCGGCGGATCGCCGCCGTGGTCGACCGGGTGGCCGCCGCCCTCGACGGCGATCCCGGTCCGACCGGGCCCGCGGTCTCCCTGGAGGGCGGCGCCGGGGTCGCCCTGCTCCTCGCCGAGCTGGCCCGTCGCGACCCCGCTCGGCTGCCCGCCGCGCACGGCCGACTGGCCGCGGCCGCCGAGGCCCTGAAAGGAACCGCCTCGTTCGGCGGGCAGCACGGCCCGGCCGCCGTGCTGACGGCCGTTCAGGCGGCCGCCAAGGTCGGCGGCCACTACCCGGGGCTGCGCCGCACCCTGACGGCACATGTCGCCGCGGAGCAGCTCGGCCGCCTGGCGGCGACCGAAGGCACCGGACCGGGGGTCACCTGGGCCGACTACGACGTCATCACCGGGGCCGCCGGGGTCGGGCGGGTGCTGCTCGGCGCGGTCACCGACGGCGACGCCGAGGAACGGGCCGCCGCCGAGCCCGCGCTGCGCGCCACCCTCACCCGCCTCGTCGGGATCAGCCGACCGGTGCGGGTGGACGGCCGGCAGGCGCCCGGCTGGTGGGTACCGGCCCACCGCCAGGTGACCGAGGCGGACCGGACCCGCTTCCCACGCGGCGCTCTCGACCTCGGGACCGCGCACGGCATCGCGGGCCCGCTGGCACTGCTCGCCCGCAGCGCCGAACTGGGCGTGACCGTCGCAGGACAGTCGGCTGCCCTGCGCCGGATCGGCGACTGGCTGGCCGAGCGGGCCGACCGGGACGCCTACGGGCCGTACTGGGAGCCGCGGCTTCCGCTGGACGACGAGTGGGCCAGGGCCCGGGGCGGGCGCACGCCTCCTGCTCCACCCCGCACGGCCGGGGCGGGCGCCGCCTGGTGCTACGGGACGGTCGGCATCGCCAACAGCCTGCTGCGCGCGGCGGGAGTGACCGGCGAGCAGGACTGGGCCCGGCTCGCGCTGGCCGGCGCGCACGGGGTGTCGGCCCGGCCGGGCAGTCTCGACGCTCTGCGGGGTCCCACCGTCTGCCACGGCGAGGCCGGCTTCCTGCAGACCCTGTGGCGGCTCGGACGCCAGTCCGCCGACCCGGCCCTGCTCGCCCGCTGCGACGCGCTGGCCGACCGGCTGGCCGGGGCCTGGGACGAGCGGTCCCGCTACGGCTACCGGCACCTGAGCGGCCCCCGCGGCGCGGCCGGGCCGCAGTACGGCCGACCGCCGGTCGAGGACAACCCCGGCATCTTCGAGGGCGCCGCAGGCGTGGCCGCCGCCCTGCTGTCGACGCTGCCGCACCCCGCCGGGACGGACGGCGAGGCGCACGAGCCGGTCTGGGACCGCGTCCTGCTGCTGTCCTGA
- a CDS encoding ATP-binding protein — protein sequence MLGREAEVAALDRAWQQAEQGRGSVFALAGDGGMGKTLLVTELRRRLDASGVRTLTGYADAPAGGVPYALWADVLADLADPAADGEHRVDPDAERLRQLERCTQLLLRATREGPLLLVLEDVHRADPSSLDLLAYAGRRLAGQSSCLVVLTRRRLPGHRRLDAVLAALRASGSIGGEVELAPLPDRVLRQLALSQPGLTEAQAARIARIADGNPLLTVEAARAAALRDADLAAGLRGAVHAALGRLSPEARQAVTFVAAAGRALSMPELRSLPLADADAAATEALSSGLLQADASGVGFRHALLRDACYADLPGPPRAAAHAALATALAARSETSAGPRSGRTRTAAELGRHLRLAGEPTAAAARYAEAARAARAVCALREAAGFLRESLALVPDAPDLLVELAEVEAWQGRLPESDQAFERALELIAPENSAPQVRAWLRRGYWMRGGLCHPRESQRSFTLVLDLLDRAPEAADADTRAQALAGLAWAQAVAGDPAEVERILREVSEVTGHRTPSDLLAHDIALARGHALIRAGQLSESYGPLIAGAAAAGRAGRPELGYSSLMNAASAAACAGDWERALDFTDRCLALVVPNGLLRDTVYTHSARVAVLCRLGRPVEARAACAAGEEVAARTGLPDLIALGHHDRGQLALAVGDPATAATELAEALARQEVPVSRPRTRLLLAETLARAGRWEHARAQLREAALEPVSAGDFPATLVARMSHVQGLIALAEGDRRTAAARLEESAAAWRRSVGHFDGDAVSGSLIDLGRPPISALVEPARELSAVLADLATLDDRRKR from the coding sequence ATGCTGGGACGCGAGGCGGAAGTCGCCGCACTTGACCGGGCCTGGCAACAGGCCGAACAGGGCCGGGGCTCGGTGTTCGCCCTGGCGGGCGACGGCGGCATGGGCAAGACCCTGCTGGTCACCGAGTTGCGGCGGCGGCTCGACGCGAGCGGCGTCCGGACCCTGACCGGTTACGCGGACGCGCCGGCCGGAGGCGTGCCCTACGCCCTGTGGGCGGACGTGCTCGCCGACCTGGCCGACCCCGCCGCCGACGGGGAGCACCGGGTCGATCCCGACGCCGAGCGCCTGCGGCAACTGGAGCGCTGCACGCAACTGCTGCTGCGGGCCACCAGGGAGGGTCCGCTGCTGCTGGTTCTCGAGGACGTGCACCGGGCCGACCCTTCCAGCCTGGACCTGCTCGCCTACGCGGGCCGCCGGCTGGCCGGTCAGTCGTCCTGCCTGGTGGTGCTGACCCGGCGTCGGCTCCCCGGCCACCGAAGACTCGACGCGGTCCTGGCCGCGCTGCGCGCCTCCGGCAGCATCGGCGGCGAGGTGGAACTGGCCCCGCTCCCCGACCGGGTGCTGCGGCAACTCGCCCTGTCTCAGCCGGGACTGACGGAGGCCCAGGCAGCGCGGATCGCCCGGATCGCGGACGGCAATCCGCTGCTCACGGTGGAGGCGGCCCGCGCGGCGGCGCTGCGCGACGCCGACCTGGCGGCGGGGCTGCGCGGAGCCGTCCACGCGGCGCTCGGCCGGCTCTCGCCCGAGGCGCGCCAGGCCGTCACCTTCGTCGCGGCCGCGGGACGCGCGCTGTCCATGCCCGAACTGCGCTCCCTTCCGCTCGCCGACGCCGACGCCGCGGCCACGGAGGCCCTGAGCTCGGGGCTGCTCCAGGCTGACGCCTCCGGCGTCGGCTTCCGCCACGCGCTGCTGCGCGACGCCTGCTACGCCGACCTGCCCGGCCCCCCGCGCGCCGCGGCCCACGCCGCGTTGGCCACGGCGCTGGCCGCCCGCTCGGAGACGTCGGCCGGGCCGCGGTCGGGGCGGACCCGGACGGCCGCCGAGCTGGGCCGGCATCTGCGGCTGGCCGGGGAACCGACGGCCGCGGCCGCACGGTACGCCGAGGCAGCCCGGGCGGCCCGCGCCGTGTGCGCGCTGCGGGAGGCGGCGGGCTTCCTGCGGGAGTCCCTCGCGCTCGTCCCCGACGCGCCGGACCTGCTGGTGGAACTCGCCGAGGTCGAGGCCTGGCAGGGACGTCTGCCGGAGTCCGACCAGGCCTTCGAGCGGGCACTGGAGCTGATCGCCCCCGAGAACAGCGCGCCGCAGGTGCGCGCGTGGCTGCGGCGCGGCTACTGGATGCGCGGCGGGCTCTGCCATCCGCGCGAGTCGCAGCGCAGCTTCACCCTCGTGCTCGACCTGCTCGACCGCGCACCCGAGGCGGCCGACGCCGACACCAGGGCCCAGGCACTGGCCGGGCTCGCCTGGGCGCAGGCCGTCGCCGGAGATCCCGCGGAGGTGGAACGGATCCTGCGTGAGGTCTCCGAGGTGACCGGCCACCGCACGCCCAGCGATCTGCTCGCCCACGACATCGCGCTGGCACGCGGCCACGCGCTGATCAGGGCGGGTCAGCTCAGCGAGAGCTACGGCCCGCTTATCGCGGGCGCGGCGGCGGCCGGGCGGGCGGGCCGTCCGGAGCTCGGGTACAGCTCGCTGATGAACGCCGCCAGCGCCGCGGCCTGTGCCGGCGACTGGGAGCGTGCGCTCGACTTCACCGACCGCTGTCTGGCGCTGGTCGTCCCCAACGGCCTGCTGCGCGACACGGTCTACACGCATTCGGCGCGGGTGGCGGTGCTCTGCAGGCTGGGCCGGCCGGTCGAGGCGCGGGCCGCCTGCGCGGCGGGCGAGGAGGTCGCGGCGCGCACCGGTCTGCCGGACCTGATCGCGCTCGGCCATCACGACCGAGGGCAACTGGCCCTGGCGGTGGGCGATCCGGCCACCGCCGCGACCGAGCTCGCGGAGGCGCTGGCACGGCAGGAGGTGCCGGTCAGCCGTCCCCGCACGCGGCTGCTGCTCGCCGAGACGCTGGCCAGGGCCGGACGGTGGGAGCACGCGCGGGCCCAACTGCGCGAGGCGGCGCTGGAACCGGTCTCCGCCGGCGACTTCCCCGCGACCCTCGTGGCCCGGATGAGCCACGTCCAGGGCCTGATCGCGCTCGCCGAGGGCGACCGGCGGACGGCCGCGGCGCGGCTGGAGGAGTCGGCGGCGGCCTGGCGCCGCAGCGTGGGCCACTTCGACGGGGACGCGGTCTCCGGCTCCCTGATCGATCTGGGCCGCCCTCCGATCAGCGCGCTGGTCGAGCCCGCCCGTGAGTTGTCGGCGGTCCTCGCCGACCTCGCCACGCTGGACGATCGAAGGAAGAGGTGA
- a CDS encoding SRPBCC family protein, which yields MPEFDEELAIAAPPEEVWKLLYDPVGFPRWWAGVGSVDTTTPDGYTLYPEGYPDFPMPQLLSASRADGVVRISCLVSDLVFEWRLSSTPDGATLLSAHVEIPAAESARLATQREVIHTSLHRLSALAAQAAGSSRG from the coding sequence GTGCCGGAGTTCGACGAGGAACTGGCCATCGCCGCCCCGCCCGAGGAGGTGTGGAAGCTGCTCTACGACCCGGTCGGCTTCCCCCGCTGGTGGGCCGGGGTCGGCAGCGTCGACACGACGACGCCGGACGGCTACACCCTCTACCCGGAGGGCTACCCGGACTTCCCCATGCCCCAGCTGCTCAGCGCCAGCCGCGCCGACGGCGTGGTGCGGATCTCCTGCCTGGTCTCCGACCTGGTCTTCGAGTGGCGCCTGAGCTCCACACCCGACGGCGCGACCCTCCTCTCCGCCCACGTCGAGATCCCCGCCGCGGAGTCCGCCCGCCTGGCCACCCAACGCGAGGTCATCCACACCTCCCTCCACCGCCTGTCCGCGCTGGCCGCGCAGGCCGCCGGGAGCAGCCGGGGCTGA
- a CDS encoding prenyltransferase, with protein sequence MTLDGVLTSEQAAATVRSILAEQRADGAIPWFTGGHLDPWDHVEAAMALDVAGEHAAAEAAYRWLMRRQNTDGSWYAAYREGEPSDLNRESNFCAYVAVGAWHHHLATGDDSFLEEIWPTVGRAVAFVLGLGRADGTVSWRREENGSAPDEALLTGCSSVHHALRCALAIADYLEEPQPDWELAAGQLGHAVAHHPERFLDKDRYSMDWYYPVLGTALRGPAAKERIEREWDRFVVPGLGVRCVSDRPWVTGGESAELALALWAIGESTRAVEILQSIQHLRHEDGGYWTGYVFEDDAIWPEERTTWTAGALLLAVAALGGDEATVTVFGGDSLPTGLTADCCAAVR encoded by the coding sequence CTGACCCTGGACGGCGTGCTCACCTCCGAGCAGGCCGCGGCGACCGTGCGCAGCATCCTCGCCGAGCAGCGCGCCGACGGCGCGATCCCGTGGTTCACCGGCGGTCACCTCGACCCCTGGGACCACGTCGAGGCGGCGATGGCGCTGGACGTCGCCGGCGAGCACGCGGCGGCCGAGGCCGCCTACCGCTGGCTGATGCGACGTCAGAACACGGACGGCTCCTGGTATGCCGCCTACCGGGAGGGCGAGCCGAGCGACCTCAACCGGGAGTCCAACTTCTGCGCCTACGTCGCGGTCGGGGCCTGGCACCACCACCTGGCGACCGGCGACGACTCCTTCCTGGAGGAGATCTGGCCGACCGTCGGCCGGGCGGTGGCCTTCGTGCTGGGGCTCGGCCGGGCGGACGGCACGGTCTCCTGGCGGCGCGAGGAGAACGGTTCGGCGCCCGACGAGGCCCTGCTGACCGGCTGCTCCAGCGTCCACCACGCGCTGCGCTGCGCGCTGGCGATCGCCGACTACCTGGAGGAGCCGCAGCCGGACTGGGAGCTGGCGGCCGGTCAGCTCGGTCACGCGGTCGCCCACCACCCCGAGCGTTTCCTCGACAAGGACCGCTACTCGATGGACTGGTACTACCCGGTCCTCGGCACGGCGCTGCGCGGCCCGGCGGCCAAGGAGCGGATCGAGCGCGAGTGGGACCGCTTCGTCGTGCCCGGGCTCGGCGTGCGCTGCGTCTCCGACCGCCCGTGGGTGACCGGTGGGGAGAGCGCGGAGCTGGCGCTGGCCCTGTGGGCGATCGGCGAGTCCACCCGCGCCGTGGAGATCCTGCAGTCCATCCAGCACCTGCGCCACGAGGACGGCGGCTACTGGACCGGCTACGTCTTCGAGGACGACGCGATCTGGCCCGAGGAGCGCACCACCTGGACGGCCGGCGCGCTGCTGCTCGCCGTGGCGGCCCTCGGCGGCGACGAGGCGACCGTCACGGTCTTCGGCGGCGACAGCCTCCCGACCGGCCTCACTGCGGACTGCTGCGCGGCGGTCCGTTAG
- a CDS encoding class I SAM-dependent methyltransferase: MLTVDFSRFPIAPGDRVLDLGCGGGRHAFEVYRRGGRVVALDRNPEEIREVRRWFAAMELEGEAPAGASAIAVEGDALSLPFPDDSFDKIIISEVMEHIPDDKGVLAEMVRVLRPGGSIAITVPRWLPEQICWALSDAYHEVEGGHIRIYRGDELLEKMRGAGLDPYGTHHAHALHSPYWWIKCAVGVDNEKALPVRAYHQLLVWDIVGAPVIGKLTRWTEKALNPAIGKSFVAYATKPHGSRA, encoded by the coding sequence GTGCTGACCGTCGACTTCTCCCGTTTCCCGATCGCCCCCGGCGACCGGGTGCTCGACCTCGGCTGCGGCGGAGGACGCCATGCCTTCGAGGTGTACCGGCGCGGCGGCCGCGTGGTCGCCCTGGACCGGAACCCGGAGGAGATCCGCGAGGTCCGGCGCTGGTTCGCGGCGATGGAGCTGGAGGGCGAGGCCCCGGCCGGCGCCTCCGCCATCGCGGTCGAGGGCGACGCGTTGTCGCTGCCCTTCCCCGACGACAGCTTTGACAAGATCATCATCTCCGAGGTGATGGAGCACATCCCCGACGACAAGGGCGTGCTCGCCGAGATGGTGCGGGTGCTGCGTCCCGGCGGCTCGATCGCGATCACCGTGCCGCGCTGGCTGCCCGAGCAGATCTGCTGGGCGCTCTCGGACGCGTACCACGAGGTCGAGGGCGGCCACATCCGCATCTACCGGGGCGACGAGCTGCTGGAGAAGATGCGCGGAGCCGGTCTGGACCCCTACGGCACGCACCACGCCCACGCGCTGCACTCGCCGTACTGGTGGATCAAGTGCGCGGTCGGCGTCGACAACGAGAAGGCGCTGCCGGTGCGCGCCTACCACCAGCTGCTGGTCTGGGACATCGTCGGCGCCCCGGTGATCGGCAAGCTGACCCGCTGGACCGAGAAGGCGCTCAACCCCGCCATCGGCAAGAGCTTCGTCGCCTACGCGACCAAGCCGCACGGGAGCCGGGCGTGA